CCCTGCGCCGGCGATCTCGAAATAGGCGTCGGGAATGGGGTTCTCCACGCGGTACAGCCGGGCGCGTGTCCAGCCGCCGAACTCCCGCTCCACATAGGGACTGATGGCGATGATATGCCGCGCCCGGCGCAGGAGCCAGCGCTCATACAGGGCGTCCAGCTCCCAGCCCAGGCGGTCCTTGAGGCCCATGGCGATGCGCGCCTCCCGATAGACGATGCCGTGCACGGTGATGACCGCCGGAAAGGGCGCCGTCAGCGCCGCGCCGGCATATACCCCGGTGCCGTGCGCATGCACCATGTCAGGCCGTATCTTCCGCAGGAGCCGGCGCAGGTCCAGCACCTCCCGCCAGTGAAAGGTGGCGCGGGCAAAGCGCCGGCGCGGCAGCCAGTACAGCGTCATACCGCGGCGCTGTTCCACCCTTGTTTCCCGCAGGCCGGTCAGCCCGCTCAGGATATGCAGTTCCACATCCGGCCGGCGCGCCATTTCCCGCGCCAGCACCGCCACCACCGCTTCCACCCCGCCCCCGATGCGGTCCGGGTCGCGTGGGTGCGGCCCGAGCATCGCCACGCGCAGGGGCTTCCCGCTCATCGAGGAGGC
Above is a genomic segment from Anaerolineae bacterium containing:
- a CDS encoding glycosyltransferase family 4 protein — translated: MMASSMSGKPLRVAMLGPHPRDPDRIGGGVEAVVAVLAREMARRPDVELHILSGLTGLRETRVEQRRGMTLYWLPRRRFARATFHWREVLDLRRLLRKIRPDMVHAHGTGVYAGAALTAPFPAVITVHGIVYREARIAMGLKDRLGWELDALYERWLLRRARHIIAISPYVEREFGGWTRARLYRVENPIPDAYFEIAGAGEPGRILFAGRVIPRKDPITAIRALALLRERFPEVSLRIAGETEAEPAYARRVRALVDELGLGDAVHFLGQLDEEALLREYAACSLFLLTSVQETAPVVIEQAMAAGRPVVATAVGGVNGLLTHEVTGLLAPAGDAAAVADALARLLSSPAERARLAQEARRQALQRFKASAVVEQTLAVYREVMTLYHGG